In a genomic window of Helianthus annuus cultivar XRQ/B chromosome 10, HanXRQr2.0-SUNRISE, whole genome shotgun sequence:
- the LOC118483296 gene encoding uncharacterized protein LOC118483296 yields the protein MKKAIKNFRKKIAAARDANIFIKCTSTLPDWYQGKTFPSYHHLEIGIAKARTVNPSRVIKEDYEDYEKWLHIRTKGFLQILENLQKIKVGSFNKVNYCSTNCIITSYSGTPLPLHEKEALERMEQRIIFNKVEAGPATKEQLCQKLQRTFENHQCEYCKASSSEENKNPTEKDSYFSDEDTRELDPTHGYID from the coding sequence ATGAAGAAAGCCATCAAGAATTTTCGAAAGAAAATTGCTGCTGCAAGAGATGCAAACATCTTCATCAAGTGTACTTCTACACTCCCTGACTGGTACCAAGGAAAAACCTTTCCAAGCTACCACCATTTAGAAATTGGCATAGCCAAAGCAAGAACGGTCAATCCTTCAAGAGTGATAAAAGAAGACTATGAAGACTATGAAAAATGGTTACATATCAGGACCAAAGGATTTTTACAAATCCTAGAAAACCTACAGAAAATTAAAGTAGGAAGCTTTAACAAAGTAAATTATTGCAGCACTAACTGCATAATTACTAGCTATAGTGGAACTCCTCTACCACTACATGAAAAAGAAGCTTTAGAAAGGATGGAGCAACGCATCATCTTCAATAAAGTAGAAGCAGGCCCAGCCACTAAAGAACAACTTTGTCAAAAGTTGCAACGCACCTTTGAGAACCATCAGTGCGAATACTGCAAAGCATCTTCTTCAGAAGAAAACAAAAACCCCACTGAAAAAGACAGCTACTTTTCAGATGAGGACACTCGAGAACTGGACCCAACACATGGGTACATCGATTGA